The Mycolicibacterium insubricum DNA segment TCCAGCGAGGCAACCGATCCCACCTGCACGCCACGCAGTTTCACCCGCGCATCCGGGTTCAGCACCAGTCCGGCACGCTTGGCCAGCACCGTGACGCCGACCGACGGCGTCATCCCGCCCCGGAACAGCACGCCGACGGTGACGAACAACAGCGCGATGACCAGGACGGTAGCCGCTCCCACCAGAGGAGCGAGTGACCGTCGTTTCATCGCACCGTGCTTCCAGATCTGCCTGCGCGCAGGCTGTTCGGCACCGTCGGACCGAACAGGTCGGCACAGCCTCGGGGAAATCCTCTAGATATATACCGGAGGACCGAGCCGATTGTCCAGAACCTTAACGATCCGGGCCCGTCACGGGCCCCTCGATCAGGCCTTCGATGGTGGCGTAGAGGACCGAACCGTCGGCACCGGGCAGCACCTTGCGCGCCACCAGGAACTCGCTGCCCAACCAGCCGTGCCGGATGTGGCGACCGAAGCGCAGGCGGGTACCCGGCGCCCCACTGGCGGCCGGCATCATCTTGATCTTTTCCAGGGCGTCCTTGACGCCCTCGCCGGTGAGCGGAAGGGCGGTCGCCAGCGCGGTCATCATCAGCCGGCCGACATCGCAGGCATAGAGCGGAAAGAAGTACGCGGGACGGTGGCCGTGCACCTGCTCGAAGCGGTCCAGAAATTCTTGCCCGGTGCGGTTGCGTTCGTCGTACTGATCCAGGCCGATCCAGCCGGTCAACTGTTCGTTCCACCAGGGACTGGTTGCCGCGAACTCGAACGCGGTGGTGGTGTATCGCAGTGGCTCCCAGCCTATTTCCGCCAGTGCCGCGTTCATGCCGATCAGCCCCAGACCGAAGCCGACATGCAGGAGTCCGTCGGGGCGGTGGGCCTCCAACACTCTCATGGCAGCCGATTGATCCGCGGCCACCTGCGGGATCGCGACTTCGGCGGTGATCGCCAGGCCGGCGTCGTGACATGCCTTGCGGGTGGTGCGCAGGTATTCCCGGCCGATCAGACTGTTCTCGAATGCCACGCCCACCGTGCGGCAGCCATCGAGCGCGGCCACGGTGGCCATGACGATCGGCTCTTCTTCCAGGGATCCGGCGGGCAGGCCGAAGACCCATTCCCCCAGCATGGTTTCCGAGCCGGCCATGGTGATGATGGGCACCTGCGCGCTGCGCTCCACGTGGTCGCGCAATGCCACCCCGTTCTCCGAAACCTGCGGACCGAAGATCACCAGCACGTTTTCGGCGAGCAGTTCGTAGAAGGCGTCGCGCACGCGATGGAACGAGCCGGTGGGTAGTCCCTGGACAGCGCGGACGACGAACTCCACCGGACGGTCCAGGACGCCGGCGGCCCGATAGTCGTCGGCGATCAATTGCAGTGCCGGCAGCAGGTTTCGGTCATACCCGCCGTCCTCATCGAGGTAGTCGATCAACACACCGATCCGGGCCGGTTCCACGTCCGCGACCATCTGCACCTCGGCAACCTTCACAAGCCGACCCTCTGCTTTACAAGGCATCCCTCTAGAGGATTAGATCCTTACATGGAACGCCGGATCGCGGTCGAATTGGTTGCCCGGAAGCCCACCCCGGCGCGTTACCTGCGCAGCTGGACTCCGGACGCGACGGTGGCACCGGCGGGAATGTGGATCTCCGGCGTGGTCGCCGACGAATCCGGGAACAACTATTGGGGTTTGCGCGGCGCCGACGATTTCCTGACCGGGATGACGCATGTGGTGGCTCCGATCACCGGGTTCAAGCGACTGCCGGTCTCGCTGGATCCGCAACCGCCGCACCTGTTTCCGGAATACGCCACCATCGACTGGTTCGAACCGCTGCAGTACACCGAGACCACCGACAGTACAACGACCGCCGCCACCACCACACTGCGCTTCGACAGCGGCCGCATCGAACACGACTCCGAGGGCTGTCACTGGTACGACGCCGGCGGCCGCTGGGAGTTGCACGGCCACAGCATCGGCGACATCGTGACCATCGGAATCCCCCCGCAGGACGGCATCGCAGCCCCCGCGTACTACCGGCACGAGCTGATGAGCGCCACCGGCAGCATCGAAGGCACGCCGGTATCCGGTTACCTGCACCAAGATTTCGCGTACGGGCCGCCCGGAAAGGTCTACGCGGAGCTGCCCATCATTCGCGATCTGCAGGGCATGTGGGTGTCCTGGATGCAGCAGTACGACGACGGGAGCTGGGGTGGGGGCTGTTGCTGGCAGGGTCGCGACGGCATCGCCTTCGGCCCCGGCTATCAGGTGCTCGACGGCGTCACCGTCACCGTCGATGACGTCCGGGCCACCCCGGTCGTCGACGACCAGGGCCGGCTGCGGCGTCTGGACGCGGCCCTCGGATCGGTGTCCTACACCTTCGAGTTCGATACCGCCGGTAGTCCCGTGCATTATTTCGGCCGGCTGACCGACTGTTCGCGGCGGCCGCTTCCGGTCCGCAGTTGGTGCTGGGTGGAGTACGCCCCGGGGATGCTCAACGGGGCGATCATGGACCTGGTGATGGCCCGATACCGGCTGGCCCGCGGGCGTTAGCACATCCGGTGGCGCTGGCCTCGAAGACATCGGCCGCGACACCTCGAACCGCTCCATACGATACAGCCCACCGATCACGACGTGTCACGAAGCGGATTGGGCACCGGCGATTGCGGCACCCCGCTGAGCTTGCGGAGGGTCTCGATACAGGCGTGCAACTCCGCCAGCGCCACCCCGGCCACCGTGGCGCGGAAGAATTCGGCCAACCGGCGCAACGACTCCCGCTGCACTGCGGCACCGCGCCGGGTGACCTCGATCCGGGTGACCCGCCGGTCGGTGGGCGACGGCACCCGCCGCAACATGTCCGCGGCCACCAGCTTGTCGACGTCGGAGGTGATGGTGCTCGGCAGCACATTGAGATAGTCGCTCAGGGCGCCGGGCCGGTCCAGCCCCGCGTGCACCAGGAAGAGGATGCCGAGCGCACGTTCGGAGATCGCATACTCGGCCGCCACCGGCAGCGCGTGCGTGGAGATCATCCGCTGCACATCGGCCACGGCGCCGAGGAAGTCGACGATGTCGCCGTCGTCGGCTTCGCCCAGGGTGTCGGCCACGAGCCCTGACCCTACTCCGCATCGACGGGGCGGAGCCGGACGGTAACCCATATCGTTCAGTATCTGAACAATATGGGTTACCCTTCACCCGAACAGCAAGGAGCACCATGAACACTGCAACGCGTATCAAGGTCCTCGCGGGTTGGGCGATCGCGGCCGCCGCTACGGTCGCCGTTCTGCTGACCGCCGAGAAGCACGGACCGGTCGCGCCGGACAATGCCAACCCCGCCGGTGTCGGCAAACCACCCCCGGCGCAGCCGTTGTGGCCGGCGATCGACTTCGTTTTCTGGGGCCAGGTGCTGGGCGCGGTGCTGCTGGCCGTCGTCATCGTCGCCTCGGTGCTGGTCTGGAGTCGCCGGCCCGGGCATCCGGTGATCCTGATGATCCTGGCCTCCTCCACCCTGTTCTGGTGGGACCCGATCAACAACTGGGCGATCGGGCTGGTCTACAACCCCAGAATGTGGCACTTCCCGCGAGATTGGCCGTGGCTCAACATCTCCCCGATCATCGAACCGTTGACCTCGGTGATCTACGCGCCCTATGTGTTGCTGCCCTACTTCCTGGCCATGCCGGCACTGCGGGCAGTCCAACGACGCACTGAACACGACGCTTTCGTCTGGCGGCACCCGCTGATCTCGATTTCGGTGCTGACCTTCGTCATCGGTGCCATCTGGGACGCCGCCCAGGAAATCCTGCTGACCCGCACCCAATTCCTGACCTACACCCACGTGATCGACTTCGGTTCACTGGATGCCGGCCGGTTCAGCCAGTTCCCACTGTTGATGGCCAGCGTGCTGATCACCATCATAATGATCCCCGCGTCGATCCTGCTCTACCGCGACGACACCGGGAAGAGCCAGGCCGAAAAGCTCGCGCAACGATTCACCCTGTTCTCCGGCCGGCCGAAGCTGGCGACCTTCCTGGTGATGGCGGTCATCCTGAACGTCGCCATGATGAGCTTCAGTTCGGCGTTCTGGCTGGTGCGTACCACCGGGGCGGCATCCACGGTGGCCTGCCCCTGGCCGTATCCGTCGGCGAAGACCTGGGATCCGCAGGGCCACTATGAATCTCAGGGCGCTCCGGGTCCGTTCACCGCGGGCGCGGCGAGCACCTGGCAGATCGGCCAGCCCGACGGGCGGCCGACGGATGTCACCGTGGTTTCCGACCGCTGTAACCCGAACCGCTGAACGGCGTCAGCCACCGAGGATCAACTCGGCGGCCCGCTCACCGATCATCATGGCAGCGGCATTGGTGTTGCCGCCGACGATGCTGGGCATGACCGCGGCGTCGGCGACCCGCAGCCCCGACACGCCGCGGACCCGCAGCGCGGGGTCGACCACGGCCCGCTCGTCGCTGCCCATCCGGCAGGTCCCCACTGGGTGATACACCCCGGATGCGTTGCGCCGCGCGAACTCCGCGAGATCTTCGCCGTGCAGATCCGCACCGGGCAGTACCTCTCGTCCGACCTCGCCCGAAATGGCGGGATGGGCCAACGATTCCCGGACCAATTCCATCCCGGCCACCAGGGTCGCCAGGTCTTGCGGTTCGGCCAGGTAGTTGGGATCGATCAGCGGCGCGGTGAACGGATCGGTGGATGCCAGACGGACCGTCCCCCGGCTCTGCGGGTAGATCATCGTGGGCAGCATGGTGAGCGACCGCGCCGAATCGGCGGCCAGGTGCAGCCCCGGCTCGTCCTGGTTCTCCGGGTAGCTCATCGGCAGGATGAACATCTGCAGATCGGGAACCTCGGTGCGGCCACGGCCGCCAGCGTCGAGGAATGCAACCCCTTCGAACAGAGTGTGCGCCAGATAGGTCGATCGGGGGCGCAGGATTTCTCGGCCGGCGGCGCGGCCGAAACTCAGCGGTGACGCGCTGCGCCCGTTGGGTGCGTGGTACGACAATGGCACGAACAGGTGGTCATGCAGGTTGTCCCCGACCGGCAGATCGGCCACCACGTCGATCCCGTGCTCGCGCAGGTGCTCCGCGGGCCCGATACCGGAGAGCATCAGCAGCCGGGGGCTACCCAAGGACCCGGAGCTGACGATCACCTCGCGGCTCGCCCGGACCGTGCCGATCGGTCGCCGGTCGCGGCCCGCCACCAACTCCACCCCGACGGCCCGGCCCCCGGAGATCACCACCCGGGTCGCGGTCGCCCCGGTGATGACCCGCAGATTGGCCGGCGCGTCGTCGAGATAACCGCGGTCGGTACCGGCCCGCCGCCCTCGGCCGACGCTCTGCTGGATCGGCGCCACGCCGGCCTGATCGGCACCGTTGTAGTCGGGATTCCGACCGATGCCGGCCGTCGCCGCGAGGGCGTCCATGTATCGCTCGGTGACCTCGGCCAGGCCGGTCGCGCGTTCCACGGCGATCGGACCGTGCCCGCCGCGCAGTTCGCTAGCACCATCCTCGAAGCTCTCCAACCGCCGGAAGGACGCCAACACATCGCCGTACGCCCAGCCCGTCGCGCCATCGGCGGCCCAGCCGTCGAAG contains these protein-coding regions:
- a CDS encoding GMC family oxidoreductase; this encodes MTKALSAEAQSADYVVVGAGSAGAIVARRLADSGAAVALIESGRRRRGPLMTVPGMCGAIHAVSALQRLVTWPAHTVPQRQMNGRMLPQSHGRVLGGGSVINGMAFVRGNRHNFDGWAADGATGWAYGDVLASFRRLESFEDGASELRGGHGPIAVERATGLAEVTERYMDALAATAGIGRNPDYNGADQAGVAPIQQSVGRGRRAGTDRGYLDDAPANLRVITGATATRVVISGGRAVGVELVAGRDRRPIGTVRASREVIVSSGSLGSPRLLMLSGIGPAEHLREHGIDVVADLPVGDNLHDHLFVPLSYHAPNGRSASPLSFGRAAGREILRPRSTYLAHTLFEGVAFLDAGGRGRTEVPDLQMFILPMSYPENQDEPGLHLAADSARSLTMLPTMIYPQSRGTVRLASTDPFTAPLIDPNYLAEPQDLATLVAGMELVRESLAHPAISGEVGREVLPGADLHGEDLAEFARRNASGVYHPVGTCRMGSDERAVVDPALRVRGVSGLRVADAAVMPSIVGGNTNAAAMMIGERAAELILGG
- a CDS encoding ABC transporter substrate-binding protein — protein: MVADVEPARIGVLIDYLDEDGGYDRNLLPALQLIADDYRAAGVLDRPVEFVVRAVQGLPTGSFHRVRDAFYELLAENVLVIFGPQVSENGVALRDHVERSAQVPIITMAGSETMLGEWVFGLPAGSLEEEPIVMATVAALDGCRTVGVAFENSLIGREYLRTTRKACHDAGLAITAEVAIPQVAADQSAAMRVLEAHRPDGLLHVGFGLGLIGMNAALAEIGWEPLRYTTTAFEFAATSPWWNEQLTGWIGLDQYDERNRTGQEFLDRFEQVHGHRPAYFFPLYACDVGRLMMTALATALPLTGEGVKDALEKIKMMPAASGAPGTRLRFGRHIRHGWLGSEFLVARKVLPGADGSVLYATIEGLIEGPVTGPDR
- a CDS encoding spirocyclase AveC family protein; amino-acid sequence: MNTATRIKVLAGWAIAAAATVAVLLTAEKHGPVAPDNANPAGVGKPPPAQPLWPAIDFVFWGQVLGAVLLAVVIVASVLVWSRRPGHPVILMILASSTLFWWDPINNWAIGLVYNPRMWHFPRDWPWLNISPIIEPLTSVIYAPYVLLPYFLAMPALRAVQRRTEHDAFVWRHPLISISVLTFVIGAIWDAAQEILLTRTQFLTYTHVIDFGSLDAGRFSQFPLLMASVLITIIMIPASILLYRDDTGKSQAEKLAQRFTLFSGRPKLATFLVMAVILNVAMMSFSSAFWLVRTTGAASTVACPWPYPSAKTWDPQGHYESQGAPGPFTAGAASTWQIGQPDGRPTDVTVVSDRCNPNR
- a CDS encoding MarR family winged helix-turn-helix transcriptional regulator yields the protein MADTLGEADDGDIVDFLGAVADVQRMISTHALPVAAEYAISERALGILFLVHAGLDRPGALSDYLNVLPSTITSDVDKLVAADMLRRVPSPTDRRVTRIEVTRRGAAVQRESLRRLAEFFRATVAGVALAELHACIETLRKLSGVPQSPVPNPLRDTS